A single genomic interval of Bos taurus isolate L1 Dominette 01449 registration number 42190680 breed Hereford chromosome 6, ARS-UCD2.0, whole genome shotgun sequence harbors:
- the LOC132345577 gene encoding histone H2B type 2-E-like produces KGSKKAVTKAQKKDCKKCKCSCKESYSVYVYKVLRQGHPDTGIWSKAMGIMNSFVNDIFEHIAGKASHLAHYNKRSTITSREIQTTVSLLLPGELAKLAMSEGTKAVTKYTSSK; encoded by the coding sequence aagggctctaaaaaagctgtgaccaaggcccagaagaaggACTGCAAGAAGTGCAAGTGCAGCTGCAAGGAGAGCTACTCCGTATACGTGTACAAGGTGCTGAGGCAAGGCCATCCGGACACTGGCATCTGGTCCAAGGCCAtgggaatcatgaactccttcgtcAACGACATTTTTGAGCACATCGCTGGCAAGGCATCACACCTGGCGCATTACAACAAGCGCTCGACtatcacatccagggagatccagaccACCGTAAgcttgctgctacctggggagctaGCCAAGCTTGCCATGtccgagggcactaaggctgtcaccaagtataccagctccaagtaa